In Agrobacterium sp. RAC06, a single window of DNA contains:
- a CDS encoding ABC transporter permease, giving the protein MTRAILNRLIQAALVAFMVGIICFVMTRSLPGDLAYRIAAGRYGYDVVDSAAAAKVAAELDLGKPAILALFDWMADLMRLDLGTSLISGKPVIEEIGIQLGHTVQLALAAIVLSLFIGPPLGILAGLRPGGVLDRTLMLVSTGLRALPQFVVGLVLIIIFGITFNLLPVAGHTHGAHLVLPALTLALGLAAVSNRVARDAMVAVSRSPYYSFGRTKGLSEWQVFSRHGLRNVAVPIVTYLGVQFVYLVEGVVVVETLFAWPGIGHALVHAIFGRDVPMIQGTALVMGLMFVALNALVDLFCHGIDPRRRSA; this is encoded by the coding sequence ATGACCAGGGCGATCCTGAACCGCCTGATCCAGGCGGCTCTGGTGGCGTTCATGGTGGGTATCATCTGCTTCGTGATGACACGGTCGCTTCCGGGCGACCTTGCCTACCGGATCGCTGCCGGCCGCTATGGCTACGATGTCGTCGACAGTGCGGCCGCTGCCAAGGTGGCCGCCGAACTCGATCTCGGAAAGCCGGCCATCCTGGCACTCTTCGACTGGATGGCCGACCTCATGCGCCTTGATCTCGGCACATCGCTCATCAGCGGCAAACCGGTCATCGAAGAGATCGGCATTCAGCTCGGCCACACGGTCCAACTGGCGCTGGCCGCGATCGTCCTGTCGTTGTTCATCGGGCCGCCGCTTGGCATTCTCGCGGGTCTCAGGCCCGGCGGGGTGCTCGACCGCACACTGATGCTGGTGTCGACGGGGCTGCGTGCCCTGCCGCAGTTCGTTGTCGGCCTGGTCCTGATCATCATCTTCGGGATCACCTTCAATCTGCTGCCCGTGGCAGGCCACACCCATGGTGCGCATCTTGTCCTCCCGGCACTGACGCTGGCGCTCGGTCTTGCGGCCGTCTCCAACCGCGTGGCGCGGGATGCCATGGTCGCGGTTTCGCGCTCGCCTTACTACAGCTTCGGCCGCACGAAGGGGCTCTCCGAGTGGCAGGTGTTTTCGCGGCATGGATTGCGCAATGTTGCCGTCCCCATCGTCACCTATCTCGGTGTGCAGTTCGTCTACCTCGTCGAGGGGGTCGTCGTTGTTGAGACGCTGTTTGCCTGGCCGGGCATCGGCCATGCGCTGGTGCATGCGATCTTCGGCCGTGATGTGCCGATGATCCAGGGCACGGCACTGGTCATGGGATTGATGTTCGTCGCGCTCAATGCGCTTGTCGATCTCTTTTGCCATGGCATCGATCCCCGGAGGCGCAGCGCATGA
- the trhO gene encoding oxygen-dependent tRNA uridine(34) hydroxylase TrhO: MTEHTSAPRPETTGAFCVAALYHFAKFPRFESFQEPLETLCKTEGVKGTLLIAHEGINGTIAGTDVAIAKVLAYIRSQQEFSNLEHKESRASKMPFLRMKVRLKKEIVTMGVEDIDPNEIVGTYVDPKDWNDLISDPETVVIDTRNDYETAIGIFRGAVDPNTKTFREFPNWVKNNPGLHNKPKIAMYCTGGIRCEKATAFMKQQGFDEVYHLKGGILKYLEEVPEEQSLWDGACFVFDERVSVTHGLKEGDHRLCHACRNPITAEELTHPHYEEGVSCSHCYPERSEADRDRYRQRQLQIALARKRGEKHIGG, from the coding sequence ATGACCGAACACACTTCAGCTCCCCGCCCTGAGACAACCGGCGCCTTTTGCGTCGCCGCCCTCTATCACTTTGCCAAGTTCCCGCGCTTCGAAAGCTTCCAGGAGCCCCTCGAGACCCTTTGCAAAACAGAAGGCGTCAAGGGCACGCTGCTGATTGCCCATGAAGGCATCAACGGCACCATCGCCGGCACAGACGTCGCGATCGCCAAGGTGCTTGCCTACATTCGTAGTCAGCAGGAATTCTCGAACCTGGAGCACAAGGAAAGCCGGGCCTCCAAGATGCCCTTCCTGCGCATGAAGGTTCGGCTGAAAAAGGAAATCGTCACCATGGGCGTCGAGGACATCGACCCCAACGAGATCGTCGGCACCTATGTCGATCCGAAGGACTGGAACGATCTGATTTCGGATCCCGAGACCGTCGTCATCGACACCCGCAACGACTATGAGACGGCAATCGGCATCTTCCGCGGCGCCGTTGACCCGAACACAAAGACGTTTCGCGAGTTTCCCAACTGGGTGAAGAACAATCCCGGGCTGCACAACAAGCCGAAAATTGCCATGTATTGCACCGGCGGCATCCGCTGCGAGAAGGCGACGGCCTTCATGAAGCAACAGGGCTTCGACGAGGTCTACCACCTCAAGGGTGGCATCCTGAAATATCTGGAGGAAGTGCCGGAAGAACAGAGCCTCTGGGATGGCGCCTGCTTCGTCTTTGACGAGCGGGTCTCCGTGACCCATGGCCTTAAAGAGGGCGATCACAGGCTCTGCCATGCCTGCCGCAACCCGATCACGGCAGAGGAACTGACCCATCCGCATTACGAGGAAGGTGTCTCCTGCAGCCATTGCTATCCCGAACGCAGCGAGGCCGACCGGGACCGCTATCGTCAGCGTCAGTTGCAGATCGCGCTCGCACGGAAGCGTGGCGAAAAGCACATCGGCGGCTGA
- a CDS encoding GH1 family beta-glucosidase translates to MIDPKALASRFPGDFLFGVATASFQIEGASKADGRKPSIWDAFSNMPGRVFGRHNGDIACDHYNRWESDLDLIKDMGVTGYRFSIAWPRVLPEGTGPINEKGLDFYDNLVDGLKARGIKAYATLYHWDLPLSLMGEGGWTARSTAQAFQRYTRVVMERLGDRLDAVATFNEPWCSVWLSHLYGVHAPGERSMDAALHALHYTNLAHGLSVQAIREISPKVPVGLVLNAHETLPGSDSAEDLAAAERAHQFHNGVFFDPVFKGEYPAKFLSALGHRMPKIEDGDLGIINQKLDWWGLNYYTPMRVADDPTPGAEFPATVNAAPVSDVKTDIGWEVYAPALKSLVERLYARYDLPVCYITENGACYNMEVESGEVEDQPRLDYYAEHLDKVADLIAEGYPMQGYFAWSLMDNFEWAEGYRMRFGLVHVDYDTQVRTIKKSGKWYRDLASEFPKGNFKAD, encoded by the coding sequence ATGATCGATCCCAAGGCTCTCGCCTCGCGTTTTCCCGGTGACTTCCTGTTCGGGGTCGCGACCGCCTCCTTCCAGATCGAAGGGGCGTCGAAGGCGGATGGGCGCAAGCCCTCAATCTGGGATGCGTTCTCCAACATGCCGGGCCGGGTCTTCGGGCGGCACAATGGAGACATTGCCTGCGATCACTACAACAGGTGGGAAAGCGATCTTGATCTGATCAAGGACATGGGCGTTACCGGCTATCGGTTCTCGATCGCCTGGCCGCGTGTCCTGCCCGAGGGGACCGGACCGATCAATGAGAAGGGCCTCGATTTCTACGACAACCTCGTGGACGGATTGAAGGCGCGCGGCATCAAGGCCTATGCGACGCTCTATCACTGGGATCTGCCGCTCTCCCTGATGGGCGAGGGTGGATGGACGGCGCGGTCGACGGCACAGGCCTTCCAGCGCTACACCAGGGTGGTGATGGAGCGCCTCGGTGATCGGCTCGATGCGGTCGCAACCTTCAACGAGCCCTGGTGCTCGGTCTGGCTCAGCCATCTCTACGGCGTGCATGCGCCGGGCGAACGCAGCATGGATGCAGCTCTCCATGCGCTGCATTACACCAATCTCGCGCACGGGCTTTCCGTTCAGGCGATCCGGGAAATTAGCCCCAAGGTGCCCGTGGGGTTGGTGCTCAATGCGCATGAGACGCTGCCGGGCTCCGACAGCGCTGAAGATCTCGCTGCCGCCGAACGCGCGCATCAGTTCCACAATGGCGTCTTCTTCGATCCAGTCTTCAAGGGCGAATATCCGGCCAAGTTCCTCTCGGCGCTTGGCCATCGCATGCCCAAGATCGAGGACGGCGATCTCGGCATCATCAACCAGAAACTCGACTGGTGGGGGCTGAACTACTACACGCCGATGCGCGTTGCCGACGATCCAACACCGGGTGCGGAATTCCCGGCGACTGTCAATGCGGCTCCGGTTTCGGATGTGAAAACCGATATCGGCTGGGAGGTCTATGCGCCGGCGCTGAAGTCGCTCGTCGAGCGTCTCTATGCCCGCTACGACCTGCCGGTCTGCTACATCACCGAGAACGGCGCCTGCTACAATATGGAGGTCGAGTCTGGCGAGGTCGAGGACCAGCCGCGGCTGGATTACTATGCCGAACATCTCGACAAGGTCGCCGACCTGATCGCCGAGGGCTATCCGATGCAGGGCTATTTCGCCTGGTCGCTGATGGACAATTTCGAATGGGCCGAGGGCTACCGAATGCGCTTCGGCCTCGTGCATGTCGATTACGACACCCAGGTCCGCACCATCAAGAAGAGCGGCAAGTGGTATCGTGATCTTGCCTCAGAGTTTCCGAAGGGGAACTTCAAGGCGGATTGA
- a CDS encoding putative bifunctional diguanylate cyclase/phosphodiesterase encodes MRLHHFDRRLRPLATRRVAVAVLLVVFATMAMMVASIVMTALDRVASYANHLDEERSRETLVGAVQTFEHQLGATLIDYTAWDDAATNAYVHKDMAWMISNFGDMTFDSDLFDVAIVLDAEGRPMMAYSDGEPVEGDARGYLTPALMELFDKVRSGQSGLVPQSLGFIRTQRGIGSAGVALIRPKSGDVGVPPGEQVYLAFIRHLSPLTVERLSDAYVLPGLVLTPPSTNNASVTISAPSGQAIASLAWTPRAPGDQSREQVAPLIKAALVIVTIYALLLVIIGNAELRRVRADEANAVKLAQSDRLSGLLNRAGLTQLLEDQVRRGRDMNEDVVLLYLDLDGFKEVNDAYGHATGDRLIRAVAAGLSVLVGDASSLARIGGDEFGIVLTGKDAQERALSLATSIIAFFDEPVLLGERTVVVGCSIGICVSEGGLVDGGELTRRADMAMYSSKDGGRGRWTVYDPRMDEERQNRNQMEIDLREAIAHGEIEVVYQPVVDAKTFTLVSVEALARWTRRGHGPVSPDVFIPIAETSGLIDQLGLCVLSQALRQLGDWPELKLSVNVSPGQFRDPAFVDHVAATFAEARIEPGRVVMEMTETYFIQSPERARLAMDRLRSLGLRIALDDFGAGFSSVGYLRQFGFDRMKIDRSLVQSLDRGHRAVEMLQATVALARSLGIPVTAEGVETEQQAVILRIAGCDQLQGYLFGRPQSPEQIAALMLRPMELRAKAAELAFAGGRDGGLPA; translated from the coding sequence ATGCGGCTTCACCATTTCGACAGACGGCTACGGCCACTTGCCACCCGACGGGTGGCGGTCGCAGTCTTGCTCGTCGTTTTCGCGACCATGGCGATGATGGTTGCCTCGATCGTGATGACCGCGCTCGATCGTGTCGCAAGCTATGCCAACCATCTGGACGAGGAACGCTCGCGCGAAACGCTCGTCGGCGCCGTTCAGACCTTCGAACATCAGCTGGGCGCGACACTGATCGACTATACCGCCTGGGATGATGCCGCGACTAATGCCTATGTCCACAAGGACATGGCCTGGATGATCAGCAACTTCGGCGACATGACCTTCGATAGCGACCTCTTCGACGTGGCGATCGTGCTCGATGCCGAGGGTCGTCCGATGATGGCCTATTCTGACGGGGAGCCGGTCGAGGGCGATGCCCGCGGTTATCTGACACCGGCGTTGATGGAGCTCTTCGACAAGGTGCGCTCGGGCCAGAGCGGCCTCGTTCCACAGTCGCTCGGCTTCATCCGCACGCAGAGGGGGATCGGCTCTGCCGGCGTTGCCCTGATCCGTCCGAAATCAGGAGACGTCGGCGTTCCTCCGGGAGAGCAGGTCTATCTCGCTTTCATCCGGCATCTTTCGCCGCTTACGGTGGAGCGACTGTCCGACGCCTATGTGCTGCCCGGCCTCGTCCTCACGCCGCCATCCACGAACAATGCATCCGTCACGATTTCTGCCCCTTCCGGTCAGGCCATCGCCTCCCTGGCCTGGACCCCGCGTGCCCCGGGGGACCAGAGCCGCGAACAGGTCGCGCCCCTGATCAAGGCGGCGCTGGTGATCGTCACCATCTATGCCCTCCTGCTCGTCATCATCGGTAATGCCGAGTTGCGCCGGGTGCGGGCGGATGAAGCCAATGCCGTCAAACTCGCCCAGTCCGACCGCCTCAGCGGACTTCTCAATCGAGCCGGCCTGACCCAGTTGCTTGAGGATCAGGTGCGACGCGGGCGCGACATGAACGAAGATGTCGTGCTGCTCTATCTCGATCTGGATGGCTTCAAGGAGGTGAATGACGCCTATGGTCATGCGACGGGTGACCGGCTCATCCGCGCGGTCGCGGCCGGCCTCTCGGTTCTGGTCGGGGATGCTTCGTCCCTTGCCCGGATCGGTGGCGACGAATTCGGTATCGTGCTCACGGGCAAGGATGCGCAGGAACGGGCCCTTTCACTCGCAACTTCGATCATCGCCTTCTTCGATGAGCCGGTACTTCTGGGCGAACGGACCGTGGTTGTCGGATGCAGCATCGGCATCTGCGTTTCCGAGGGCGGTCTTGTCGATGGCGGCGAGCTGACGCGCCGCGCCGACATGGCCATGTATTCGTCCAAGGATGGTGGCCGGGGCCGCTGGACGGTCTACGACCCCCGCATGGATGAAGAGCGGCAAAACCGCAATCAGATGGAAATCGATCTGCGCGAGGCCATTGCACACGGTGAGATCGAGGTCGTTTACCAGCCGGTCGTCGATGCCAAGACCTTCACGCTCGTCAGTGTCGAGGCGCTGGCGCGCTGGACGCGCCGGGGCCATGGGCCGGTGTCGCCTGACGTGTTCATTCCGATCGCCGAGACCAGCGGCCTGATCGATCAGCTCGGGCTCTGCGTTCTCAGCCAGGCTCTTCGCCAGCTCGGCGATTGGCCTGAGCTGAAGCTCTCTGTCAACGTTTCTCCCGGTCAGTTCCGGGATCCGGCCTTTGTCGATCATGTCGCGGCGACCTTCGCGGAGGCGCGCATCGAGCCTGGTCGGGTCGTCATGGAGATGACCGAAACCTACTTCATCCAGAGCCCCGAACGGGCAAGGCTCGCCATGGACCGGCTGCGGTCGCTTGGCCTCAGGATCGCACTTGATGATTTCGGCGCGGGTTTTTCCAGTGTTGGCTATCTCCGGCAATTCGGCTTCGATCGGATGAAGATCGACCGGTCGCTCGTGCAATCACTCGATCGGGGTCATCGGGCCGTGGAAATGCTGCAGGCAACTGTGGCTCTCGCCCGCTCGCTCGGCATCCCCGTCACGGCCGAGGGGGTCGAGACCGAGCAGCAGGCCGTCATCCTTCGGATTGCTGGCTGCGACCAGTTGCAGGGTTATCTCTTCGGCCGTCCGCAGTCCCCAGAACAGATTGCCGCGCTGATGCTGAGACCGATGGAACTGCGGGCCAAGGCTGCCGAACTTGCCTTTGCCGGCGGCCGCGATGGTGGCCTGCCGGCCTGA
- a CDS encoding ABC transporter ATP-binding protein: MTILLSVDGASVSAAKGEIVAPVSFSLKAGRPFTILGETGSGKSLLAQAMIGLLPHGLTATGSLTIDGETLPLAEPKLFRKLWGRTVGVLPQEPWLALDPTMLALDQVAEGHRYLGRLDEDEAVYAARNDLEALGVLDAEAKLPGQLSGGMAQRVAFAAARAGGARIIIADEPTKGLDVARRDEVIALLMQEVQAGGTVLTITHDLALARQMGGDLAVMLEGKIIEVGEAADVLASPSHCYTQRLIAAEPENWAQRASVVRDDTDPILIASGLKKARGGKLLFDGQEIALRPGEIVGITGPSGSGKSSLGDVLLGLLTPDAGEVTRLPQASAVRYQKLYQDPPSAFPQKITLGEAIADLVRLHRLDGARVQPLMERLRLSQVLLTRLPTEVSGGELQRFALLRVLLLDPVFLFADEPTSRLDLITQQETIDLLTELARERNCAVLLVSHDAALIEKTCDRQVRIGSA; the protein is encoded by the coding sequence ATGACCATTCTGCTTTCCGTCGATGGGGCTTCGGTCTCTGCCGCCAAGGGTGAAATCGTGGCCCCGGTCTCGTTTTCCCTCAAGGCGGGGCGGCCCTTCACCATTCTCGGCGAAACCGGCTCGGGCAAGAGCCTGCTTGCCCAGGCGATGATCGGCCTTCTGCCGCACGGACTGACGGCCACCGGCTCGCTGACCATTGATGGTGAGACGCTGCCGCTGGCCGAGCCGAAGCTCTTTCGGAAACTCTGGGGCCGGACAGTCGGCGTGCTGCCGCAGGAGCCCTGGCTGGCGCTTGATCCGACCATGTTGGCGCTCGACCAGGTGGCCGAGGGGCATCGTTATCTGGGGCGTCTCGACGAAGACGAGGCCGTGTATGCGGCCCGGAACGATCTCGAAGCTCTCGGCGTGCTTGATGCCGAGGCAAAGCTCCCGGGTCAGCTCTCCGGCGGCATGGCGCAACGTGTCGCCTTTGCAGCAGCAAGGGCCGGTGGCGCGCGCATCATCATCGCCGACGAGCCGACCAAGGGGCTCGATGTTGCCCGCCGCGACGAGGTGATCGCGCTTCTGATGCAGGAAGTGCAGGCGGGGGGCACGGTGCTCACCATCACCCACGATCTGGCGCTCGCCCGGCAGATGGGCGGCGATCTCGCCGTCATGCTGGAGGGCAAGATCATCGAAGTGGGCGAGGCGGCAGACGTGCTGGCATCGCCCTCGCACTGCTATACGCAGCGGCTGATCGCCGCCGAACCGGAGAACTGGGCGCAACGTGCTTCGGTAGTTCGTGACGATACCGACCCGATCCTGATCGCTTCCGGCCTGAAGAAGGCGCGTGGCGGCAAGCTGCTGTTTGACGGACAGGAAATCGCGCTTCGTCCCGGCGAGATCGTCGGGATCACGGGGCCGAGCGGATCGGGCAAGAGCTCCCTCGGAGACGTTCTGCTTGGGCTGTTGACACCCGATGCCGGCGAGGTCACCCGCCTGCCGCAGGCATCTGCCGTTCGCTACCAGAAGCTCTATCAGGATCCGCCCTCTGCCTTTCCGCAGAAGATCACGCTCGGCGAGGCGATCGCCGATCTGGTGCGGCTGCATCGGCTCGATGGGGCGCGCGTCCAGCCTCTGATGGAACGGCTGCGCCTCTCCCAGGTGCTTCTGACGCGCCTCCCGACGGAGGTCTCCGGTGGCGAGCTGCAGCGTTTCGCTCTTCTGCGCGTGCTGCTGCTCGATCCTGTCTTCCTGTTTGCCGATGAGCCGACTTCGCGTCTCGATCTGATCACCCAGCAGGAGACCATCGATCTCTTGACGGAACTGGCGCGAGAGCGGAACTGCGCGGTTCTGCTTGTCAGCCACGACGCAGCCCTGATCGAGAAGACCTGTGATCGTCAGGTGCGCATCGGCAGCGCCTAG
- a CDS encoding winged helix-turn-helix transcriptional regulator: protein MCDNYDPTKCQTVSEMLARLGDKWTVLVIMMLGDGPQRFSDLKRSVVGISQRMLTLTLRALERDGIVERTVHPTVPPKVEYALTDLGRSFGEPIRALGGWVFTHHDRIQSARADFDRRNEVDAGNKLIKLG, encoded by the coding sequence ATGTGCGACAACTATGACCCGACCAAGTGCCAGACCGTCAGCGAAATGCTGGCGAGACTGGGCGACAAATGGACGGTTCTGGTCATCATGATGCTAGGAGACGGGCCGCAGCGCTTTTCCGATCTCAAGCGCTCCGTCGTCGGCATATCCCAGCGCATGCTGACATTGACACTGCGCGCACTGGAACGCGACGGCATCGTGGAGCGCACGGTGCACCCGACCGTGCCGCCCAAGGTGGAATATGCTCTGACCGATCTCGGCCGTTCTTTCGGCGAGCCGATCCGGGCGCTAGGTGGCTGGGTCTTCACCCATCACGACCGCATCCAGTCGGCCCGTGCCGACTTCGACCGGCGCAACGAAGTGGATGCCGGCAACAAGCTGATCAAGCTCGGCTGA
- a CDS encoding ABC transporter permease encodes MTTFDYVAPRPARWPLRRLAGVAILGGLLAFAFLPLLIGGADPLKQTLRFSLQGPSTVDWFGYDHLGRSMQARLAGALRLSLGLALLSVFTAMIPGVLLGVLAAWRGGFADRAVGAVSEAFLALPGLLLVLMLTAIVPDYPAMLYVGISLVLWVEYFRLTRAMARPLLLSPAVEASRLLGFGPAYILRRHLWPELAPMILTVAAYGAASAIMAIAALGFVSVGVRPPTPELGSMMIELLPYYQEAPHALLQPIAVIFLMVLALQLIAGKDKP; translated from the coding sequence ATGACCACGTTTGATTATGTGGCGCCGCGCCCGGCGCGCTGGCCGCTGCGCCGGCTCGCCGGTGTGGCGATCCTTGGCGGATTGCTGGCTTTCGCCTTTCTGCCGCTTCTGATCGGTGGCGCCGATCCGCTGAAACAGACGCTGCGCTTTAGCCTGCAGGGGCCGAGCACTGTTGACTGGTTCGGCTACGACCATCTCGGCCGCTCCATGCAGGCGCGGCTTGCGGGTGCCTTGCGCCTGTCGCTCGGACTGGCGCTTCTGTCGGTGTTCACCGCGATGATCCCCGGCGTGTTGCTCGGCGTGCTCGCCGCCTGGCGCGGCGGTTTTGCCGATCGCGCCGTGGGTGCGGTGTCGGAGGCGTTCCTCGCACTTCCGGGGCTGCTTCTGGTGCTGATGCTGACGGCGATCGTGCCTGATTATCCGGCGATGCTTTATGTCGGCATCTCGCTGGTCCTGTGGGTCGAATACTTCCGCCTGACGCGGGCCATGGCGCGACCGCTCTTGCTGTCACCAGCGGTGGAGGCCTCGCGTCTGCTCGGCTTCGGTCCCGCCTATATCCTGCGCCGGCATCTCTGGCCGGAGCTTGCGCCGATGATTTTGACGGTGGCCGCCTATGGTGCTGCCTCTGCGATCATGGCGATCGCGGCGCTCGGCTTCGTCAGCGTCGGCGTCCGTCCGCCGACCCCGGAGCTCGGATCGATGATGATCGAGCTTCTGCCCTATTACCAGGAGGCGCCGCATGCGCTTCTGCAGCCGATCGCCGTCATCTTCCTGATGGTGCTCGCCCTGCAACTGATCGCCGGAAAGGACAAGCCATGA
- a CDS encoding ABC transporter substrate-binding protein → MFKNIFAASLALLLAGAAPTIADDGVVGIVAPFEIGGLDPSKSGDIFLRMGIVETLVEADKDGNPVPALAKSWTVSDDGLSWRFELQSGVRFQDGTALTAEAVASALRTAKDKAGLLSKAPIAEIKADGEGVVVVSLSKPFVPLLAFLAESRAQILAPAAYEGADVKAIIGTGPFKLTKLEAPQSLAVERFADYWGQKPEIEKATYLSVSRAETRALMAESGDADYVFNLDPASRTRLAKSDKVVLQSVSIPRSVLLKVNAGHPFLGDVKAREALSFAIDREGLAVAILRYPAAATQLFPPSLKIWHDADLAPLGYDPEKAKALLAELGWTPGADGILQKDGKPFALMLTTYPDRPELPLIAAVLQDQLKEIGVALTINSTNSSEIPAKHQDGSLELALMARNFALVPDPIGTMLSDYGPGGGDWGAMNWTNAGFEKALDDLTRVADPAEGEALRHQAVAAIQADLPVIPIAWYQQTVAFSPKLEGATIDPFERTFGLETMRWAK, encoded by the coding sequence ATGTTCAAGAATATCTTCGCAGCCTCACTCGCGCTTCTGCTCGCCGGTGCGGCGCCCACCATCGCGGACGACGGCGTCGTCGGCATCGTCGCGCCCTTTGAAATCGGCGGTCTCGATCCGTCCAAGTCAGGCGACATCTTCCTACGCATGGGGATCGTCGAGACCCTGGTCGAGGCGGACAAGGACGGCAATCCGGTGCCAGCATTGGCCAAGAGCTGGACAGTCAGCGACGACGGCCTGAGCTGGCGCTTCGAGCTGCAGTCGGGCGTCAGGTTCCAGGACGGCACCGCACTGACGGCGGAGGCAGTCGCCTCTGCGCTCCGGACTGCCAAGGACAAGGCCGGACTTCTGAGCAAGGCACCGATCGCCGAGATCAAGGCGGACGGCGAGGGCGTGGTTGTTGTTTCCTTGTCGAAGCCCTTTGTGCCGCTCTTGGCCTTCCTTGCCGAAAGCCGCGCCCAGATCCTGGCGCCGGCTGCCTATGAAGGTGCTGACGTCAAGGCGATCATCGGCACGGGTCCGTTCAAGCTGACAAAGCTTGAGGCGCCGCAGAGCCTCGCCGTTGAACGTTTCGCCGACTACTGGGGCCAGAAGCCCGAGATCGAAAAGGCGACCTATCTCTCGGTCAGCCGTGCCGAAACCCGCGCCCTGATGGCTGAAAGCGGTGACGCCGACTATGTCTTCAACCTGGATCCGGCGAGCCGCACGCGTCTCGCCAAGAGCGACAAGGTCGTGCTGCAGTCGGTATCGATCCCGCGCAGCGTGCTCTTGAAGGTCAATGCCGGCCATCCCTTTCTCGGCGATGTGAAGGCACGCGAGGCGCTGAGCTTTGCCATCGACCGCGAGGGTCTTGCCGTTGCGATCCTGCGTTACCCGGCAGCCGCCACGCAGCTTTTCCCGCCGAGCCTGAAGATCTGGCACGATGCCGATCTGGCACCGCTCGGCTACGATCCTGAGAAGGCCAAGGCGCTGCTTGCCGAGCTTGGCTGGACGCCGGGTGCCGACGGCATCCTTCAAAAGGACGGCAAGCCGTTCGCGCTGATGCTGACCACCTATCCCGACCGCCCCGAACTGCCGCTGATCGCCGCTGTCCTGCAGGATCAACTGAAGGAAATCGGTGTGGCGCTCACCATCAACTCGACCAATTCCTCCGAGATCCCGGCGAAACATCAGGACGGCTCGCTGGAACTCGCGCTGATGGCGCGCAACTTCGCGCTGGTTCCCGATCCGATCGGCACCATGCTTTCGGACTACGGCCCAGGCGGTGGTGACTGGGGTGCGATGAACTGGACCAATGCCGGCTTCGAAAAGGCGCTGGATGATCTGACCCGCGTTGCGGACCCCGCTGAAGGCGAGGCGCTGCGCCACCAGGCCGTGGCCGCCATCCAGGCTGATCTGCCTGTTATCCCGATCGCCTGGTACCAGCAGACGGTGGCCTTCTCGCCGAAGCTGGAGGGTGCCACGATCGACCCGTTCGAGCGGACCTTTGGTCTTGAAACCATGCGGTGGGCGAAATGA
- a CDS encoding NAD(P)H-dependent oxidoreductase produces the protein MSALIEKLNWRYATKKMDPSKSVSEDKVERIVEAARLAPTSSGLQPFEVIVVTNKDVRAKIQEIAWNQAQVTEGSHLLVFAAWDNYTVERINHMFDLTNEERGFKNEGWENYRQMLLGMYPGRDADVNFEHAARQAYIGFGMSVAAAAFEGVDATPMEGFDAPKLDEILGLREKGLRSVTILPLGYRAAEGDWLAGLKKVRRPKDEFVSVVD, from the coding sequence ATGTCCGCATTGATTGAAAAGCTGAACTGGCGTTACGCCACCAAGAAGATGGACCCTTCCAAGTCCGTGTCCGAGGACAAGGTCGAGCGCATTGTCGAGGCCGCGCGTCTCGCACCGACCTCCAGCGGCCTGCAGCCCTTTGAAGTGATCGTCGTTACCAACAAGGACGTCCGTGCAAAGATCCAGGAAATCGCCTGGAACCAGGCGCAGGTGACCGAAGGTTCGCATCTTCTCGTCTTCGCTGCCTGGGACAACTACACGGTCGAGCGCATCAACCACATGTTCGACCTGACCAACGAGGAGCGTGGCTTCAAGAACGAAGGCTGGGAGAATTATCGCCAGATGCTGCTCGGCATGTATCCGGGTCGCGATGCCGACGTGAACTTCGAGCATGCCGCCCGCCAGGCCTATATCGGCTTTGGCATGTCCGTTGCTGCTGCCGCCTTCGAAGGCGTCGATGCCACCCCGATGGAAGGCTTCGATGCGCCCAAGCTCGACGAGATCCTGGGCTTGCGTGAAAAGGGTCTGCGCTCGGTGACGATCCTGCCGCTCGGCTATCGCGCCGCCGAAGGCGACTGGCTTGCCGGACTGAAGAAGGTGCGTCGTCCGAAGGATGAGTTCGTCTCCGTCGTCGACTGA